A single genomic interval of Lynx canadensis isolate LIC74 chromosome A2, mLynCan4.pri.v2, whole genome shotgun sequence harbors:
- the MST1R gene encoding macrophage-stimulating protein receptor isoform X7, translated as MELLSPPSQPSLLLLLLLLPPLLARESWQCPRTPYAALRDFDVEYKVPSFSAGGPVQAIATYEGGRDGSAVFVATRNRLHVLGPGLQPVESLATGPVGDPGCQTCAACGPGPHSPQGDTDAQVLVLEPALPALVSCGSSLHGRCFLHELEPQGTALHLAPPACLFSANHNQPEDCPDCVASPLGTLVTVVEQGHASYFYVASSLDETVASSFSPRSVSIRRLKADASGFAPGFAALSVLPEHLASYPIQYVYSFRARAFVYFLKVQRASVAAAPEALHTRLARLSAAEPELGDYRELVLDCRFAPKRRRRGATEGGQPYPVLRAAHTAPVGSKLAAELSIAEGQEVLFGVFVASRDSSPGVNPNSVVCAFPIDLVDTLIEHGVERCCEPPVPPGIRRGLDFFQSPSFCPNPPGLEAPSPNTSCHHFPLLVSSSLSRVDLFNGLLGPVQVTALHVTRLDNVTVAHMGTTDGRILQVELARSLNYLLYVSNFSLGSNRQPIQRDVSRLGDHLFFSSGEQVFQVPIQGPGCHHFLTCGSCLRAQRFMGCGWCGGMCGRQKECPGSWQQDHCPPELTEFYPQSGPLRGSTRLTLCGSNFYLRPADLVPEGTHQVTVGQSPCRLLPKDSPNLSPVPRKDFVEELECELEPLGMQPAGPANISLTVTNMPPGKHFQVDGTSMLQGFSFMEPVLTAVKPLFGPRAGGTRLTFEGQGLSLGTSQMVLVNGTECPLEQVSEGQLLCTTPPGAAMARVPIHLQVGGAVVPGSWTFHYLEDPIVLGISPNCGYIGSHVTIHGQHLTSAWHLVLSFHDGLMAVENRQCTGHLPEQHRCRLPEYVVRSPQGWVTGNLSAWGDGAAGFTQPGFRFLPPPHPPTTDFAPLKPEEHAVKFEYIGLGAVADCVDVNVTVGGKSCQHELRGDVVICPLPSSLQLDKDGAPLQVCVDDGCHILGRVIRPGPEGVPQRLLLGVLLALLLLVAALAAALIFNYWRRKQLVLSPNLDDLASLDRTTGAIPLPALRSAAPATHGLDSTTQSHKASVSDSGDGSCVPLLQTESIQLGDLDSALLTEVKDVLISHEQVVTHRDRIIGKGHFGVVYHGEYTDKDQNRIHCAIKSLSRITEVQEVEAFLREGLLMRGLHHPNVLALIGIVLPPEGLPQVLLPYMHHGDLLQFIRSPQRNPTVKDLISFGLQVARGMEYLAEQKFVHRDLAARNCMLDESFTVKVADFGLARGILDKEYYSVRQHRHARLPVKWMALESLQTYRFTTKSDVWSFGVLLWELLTRGAPPYPHIDPFDLTHFLAQGRRLPQPEYCPDSLYAVMQRCWAADPAERPTFSALVEEVEHVAARLLGDHYVQLPAAYVNLGPGASDEANMHPEQSQTPPVHRIAHRPWPSSEPPQPT; from the exons ATGGAGCTTCTCTCGCCGCCGTCACAGCCTTCACTGTtattgctgctgctactgctgccaCCACTGCTGGCCAGAGAGTCCTGGCAGTGTCCGCGCACACCCTACGCCGCCTTGCGCGATTTTGACGTCGAGTACAAGGTGCCCAGCTTCTCGGCCGGAGGTCCGGTACAGGCCATAGCGACCTACGAGGGCGGCAGGGACGGGAGTGCCGTGTTCGTGGCTACACGCAATCGCCTGCACGTGCTTGGGCCTGGCCTGCAGCCAGTAGAGAGCCTGGCCACAGGTCCTGTTGGAGACCCGGGCTGTCAGACGTGTGCGGCCTGTGGCCCGGGCCCCCACAGCCcgcagggagacacagatgcaCAGGTGCTGGTGCTGGAGCCAGCTCTGCCTGCACTAGTCAGCTGTGGCTCGAGCCTGCATGGGCGCTGCTTCCTGCACGAGCTAGAGCCCCAAGGGACAGCCCTGCACCTGGCACCGCCAGCCTGCCTCTTCTCCGCCAACCACAACCAGCCCGAGGACTGCCCTGACTGTGTGGCCAGTCCTCTGGGCACCCTCGTGACCGTGGTTGAGCAGGGCCATGCCTCCTACTTCTACGTGGCATCCTCACTGGATGAGACGGTGGCCTCGAGCTTCAGCCCCCGCTCAGTGTCCATCCGGCGCCTCAAGGCCGATGCCTCAGGATTCGCACCGGGGTTTGCCGCGCTGTCCGTGCTGCCGGAGCACCTCGCTTCCTATCCTATCCAGTACGTGTACAGTTTCCGCGCCAGAGCCTTTGTCTATTTCCTGAAGGTGCAGCGGGCCAGCGTGGCAGCTGCCCCGGAAGCCTTGCACACACGCCTGGCACGGCTCAGCGCTGCTGAGCCCGAGCTGGGCGACTACCGCGAGCTCGTTCTCGACTGCCGATTCGCACCCAAACGCCGGCGCCGCGGGGCCACTGAGGGAGGACAGCCCTACCCAGTGCTGAGGGCGGCCCACACAGCTCCAGTGGGCAGCAAGCTAGCTGCTGAGCTGAGCATCGCTGAGGGCCAAGAAGTGCTATTTGGCGTCTTCGTGGCTAGCAGAGACAGCAGTCCCGGTGTGAATCCCAACTCTGTCGTCTGTGCCTTTCCCATCGACCTAGTGGACACTCTCATCGAGCATGGTGTGGAGCGCTGTTGTGAGCCTCCTGTCCCCCCTGGCATCCGGCGAGGGCTCGACTTCTTCCAGTCGCCTAGTTTTTGCCCCAACCCG CCTGGCCTGGAGGCCCCCAGCCCCAACACCAGCTGCCATCACTTTCCTCTGCTGGTTAGCAGCAGCCTATCACGTGTGGACCTCTTCAACGGGCTATTAGGACCAGTACAGGTCACTGCACTGCATGTGACACGCCTTGACAATGTCACAGTGGCCCACATGGGCACAACTGATGGGCGCATCCTGCAG GTGGAGCTGGCCAGATCTCTCAACTACTTGCTGTATGTGTCCAACTTTTCACTGGGCAGCAACAGGCAGCCCATACAACGAGATGTCAGTCGCCTTGGAGACCACCTGTTCTTTTCCTCCGGGGAACAG GTCTTCCAGGTACCTATCCAGGGCCCTGGCTGCCACCACTTCCTCACCTGTGGGAGTTGTCTGCGGGCACAGCGTTTCATGGGCTGTGGCTGGTGTGGGGGCATGTGTGGCCGGCAGAAGGAGTGTCCTGGCTCCTGGCAACAGGATCATTGTCCACCTGAGCTTACTGAG tTCTACCCCCAGAGTGGACCCCTAAGGGGCAGCACAAGGCTGACCCTGTGTGGCTCCAACTTCTACCTGCGCCCTGCTGATCTGGTGCCTGAGGGCACCCATCAGGTCACCGTGGGCCAAAGTCCCTGCCGACTGCTGCCCAAGGACAGCCCAAACCTCAG CCCAGTGCCCCGGAAAGACTTTGTAGAGGAGCTTGAGTGTGAGCTGGAGCCCTTGGGCATGCAGCCAGCCGGGCCCGCCAACATCAGCCTCACTGTGACCAACATGCCACCAGGCAAGCACTTCCAAGTGGATGGCACCTCCATGCTGCAAGGCTTCTCTTTCATG GAGccagtgctgacagcagtaaAACCCCTCTTTGGCCCACGGGCAGGGGGCACCCGCCTCACCTTTGAAGGCCAAGGCCTGTCTTTAGGCACCAGTCAGATGGTGCTGGTCAATGGGACTGAGTGCCCACTGGAACA GGTCAGCGAGGGGCAGCTCTTATGTACTACGCCCCCTGGGGCTGCTATGGCCAGGGTTCCCATTCACCTGCAGGTGGGGGGCGCTGTGGTGCCAGGCTCCTGGACCTTCCACTACCTGGAAGACCCCATTGTGCTGGGCATCAGCCCCAACTGTGGCTACAT TGGCTCCCATGTCACCATCCATGgccagcatctgacttcagcgtGGCACCTAGTGCTGTCATTCCATGATGGGCTTATGGCAGTGGAAAACAGG CAGTGTACAGGGCACCTCCCGGAGCAGCATCGGTGCCGCCTGCCCGAATATGTCGTCCGAAGCCCCCAGGGGTGGGTAACAGGGAACCTGAGTGCCTGGGGGGATGGAGCTGCTGGCTTCACGCAGCCCGGCTTTcgcttcctgcccccaccccatccacccaCCACTGACTTTGCCCCACTGAAGCCCGAGGAGCACGCTGTTAAGTTTGAG TATATTGGGCTGGGCGCTGTGGCTGATTGTGTGGACGTGAACGTGACCGTGGGTGGTAAGAGCTGCCAGCATGAGCTCCGGGGGGATGTGGTCATctgccctctgccttcctccctgcaaCTTGACAAGGATGGCGCCCCACTGCAG GTCTGTGTGGATGATGGATGTCACATCCTGGGCAGGGTGATACGGCCAGGCCCAGAGGGGGTCCCACAGAGGCTACTCCTTGGTGTCCTGCTGGCCCTGCTCCTGCTTGTGGCTGCACTGGCCGCTGCGCTGATCTTCAACTACTGGCGGAGGAAACAACTGG TCCTTTCTCCAAACCTAGATGACCTGGCATCCTTGGACCGGACCACTGGAGCCATCCCCTTGCCTGCACTCCGCTCAG CAGCCCCTGCCACTCATGGTCTGGATTCCACCACACAGAGCCACAAAGCATCCGTCTCAGACAGTGGGGACGGGTCCTGTGTCCCACTGTTGCAGACAGAGTCCATCCAGCTTGGGGACTTAGACTCTGCACTCCTGACCGAGGTCAAGGATGTGCTGATCTCACATGAGCAGGTGGTCACCCACAGGGACAGAATCATTGGCAAAG GCCACTTTGGAGTTGTCTACCATGGAGAATACACAGACAAGGACCAGAATCGAATCCATTGTGCCATAAAGTCTCTGAGTC GCATCACAGAGGTGCAGGAGGTGGAGGCCTTCCTGCGCGAGGGGCTGCTCATGCGTGGTCTGCACCACCCAAATGTGCTGGCTCTCATCGGTATTGTGCTGCCCCCTGAAGGGCTGCCCCAGGTGCTGCTACCCTATATGCATCATGGAGACCTGCTTCAGTTCATCCGCTCACCCCAGCGG AACCCCACGGTGAAGGACCTCATCAGCTTCGGCCTTCAGGTAGCCCGTGGCATGGAGTACCTGGCAGAGCAGAAGTTTGTGCACAGGGACCTGGCTGCTCGGAACTGCAT GCTGGATGAGTCATTCACAGTCAAGGTGGCCGACTTTGGCCTGGCCCGTGGTATCCTGGACAAGGAGTACTACAGTGTTCGACAGCATCGCCATGCTCGCCTCCCTGTCAAATGGATGGCACTGGAGAGCCTGCAGACCTACAGATTCACCACCAAGTCTGATGTG TGGTCATTTGGTGTGCTGCTGTGGGAGCTGCTGACACGGGGCGCCCCACCATACCCCCACATTGACCCTTTTGACCTCACTCACTTCCTGGCCCAGGGTCGACGCCTGCCCCAGCCTGAATATTGTCCTGATTCTCT gtACGCAGTGATGCAGCGCTGCTGGGCTGCAGACCCTGCAGAGAGACCCACATTCTCAGCGCTGGTGGAGGAAGTGGAGCACGTGGCGGCCAGGCTGCTTGGGGACCACTACGTGCAGCTGCCTGCAGCCTACGTGAACCTGGGTCCTGGTGCCTCGGATGAGGCGAACATGCACCCAGAACAGTCGCAGACCCCACCTGTGCACAGGATCGCACATCGGCCCTGGCCTTCCTCAGAGCCACCACAGCCCACGTGA
- the MST1R gene encoding macrophage-stimulating protein receptor isoform X6, whose protein sequence is MELLSPPSQPSLLLLLLLLPPLLARESWQCPRTPYAALRDFDVEYKVPSFSAGGPVQAIATYEGGRDGSAVFVATRNRLHVLGPGLQPVESLATGPVGDPGCQTCAACGPGPHSPQGDTDAQVLVLEPALPALVSCGSSLHGRCFLHELEPQGTALHLAPPACLFSANHNQPEDCPDCVASPLGTLVTVVEQGHASYFYVASSLDETVASSFSPRSVSIRRLKADASGFAPGFAALSVLPEHLASYPIQYVYSFRARAFVYFLKVQRASVAAAPEALHTRLARLSAAEPELGDYRELVLDCRFAPKRRRRGATEGGQPYPVLRAAHTAPVGSKLAAELSIAEGQEVLFGVFVASRDSSPGVNPNSVVCAFPIDLVDTLIEHGVERCCEPPVPPGIRRGLDFFQSPSFCPNPPGLEAPSPNTSCHHFPLLVSSSLSRVDLFNGLLGPVQVTALHVTRLDNVTVAHMGTTDGRILQVELARSLNYLLYVSNFSLGSNRQPIQRDVSRLGDHLFFSSGEQVFQVPIQGPGCHHFLTCGSCLRAQRFMGCGWCGGMCGRQKECPGSWQQDHCPPELTEFYPQSGPLRGSTRLTLCGSNFYLRPADLVPEGTHQVTVGQSPCRLLPKDSPNLSPVPRKDFVEELECELEPLGMQPAGPANISLTVTNMPPGKHFQVDGTSMLQGFSFMEPVLTAVKPLFGPRAGGTRLTFEGQGLSLGTSQMVLVNGTECPLEQVSEGQLLCTTPPGAAMARVPIHLQVGGAVVPGSWTFHYLEDPIVLGISPNCGYIGSHVTIHGQHLTSAWHLVLSFHDGLMAVENRQCTGHLPEQHRCRLPEYVVRSPQGWVTGNLSAWGDGAAGFTQPGFRFLPPPHPPTTDFAPLKPEEHAVKFEYIGLGAVADCVDVNVTVGGKSCQHELRGDVVICPLPSSLQLDKDGAPLQVCVDDGCHILGRVIRPGPEGVPQRLLLGVLLALLLLVAALAAALIFNYWRRKQLVLSPNLDDLASLDRTTGAIPLPALRSGSDYRNGLAPATHGLDSTTQSHKASVSDSGDGSCVPLLQTESIQLGDLDSALLTEVKDVLISHEQVVTHRDRIIGKGHFGVVYHGEYTDKDQNRIHCAIKSLSRITEVQEVEAFLREGLLMRGLHHPNVLALIGIVLPPEGLPQVLLPYMHHGDLLQFIRSPQRNPTVKDLISFGLQVARGMEYLAEQKFVHRDLAARNCMLDESFTVKVADFGLARGILDKEYYSVRQHRHARLPVKWMALESLQTYRFTTKSDVWSFGVLLWELLTRGAPPYPHIDPFDLTHFLAQGRRLPQPEYCPDSLYAVMQRCWAADPAERPTFSALVEEVEHVAARLLGDHYVQLPAAYVNLGPGASDEANMHPEQSQTPPVHRIAHRPWPSSEPPQPT, encoded by the exons ATGGAGCTTCTCTCGCCGCCGTCACAGCCTTCACTGTtattgctgctgctactgctgccaCCACTGCTGGCCAGAGAGTCCTGGCAGTGTCCGCGCACACCCTACGCCGCCTTGCGCGATTTTGACGTCGAGTACAAGGTGCCCAGCTTCTCGGCCGGAGGTCCGGTACAGGCCATAGCGACCTACGAGGGCGGCAGGGACGGGAGTGCCGTGTTCGTGGCTACACGCAATCGCCTGCACGTGCTTGGGCCTGGCCTGCAGCCAGTAGAGAGCCTGGCCACAGGTCCTGTTGGAGACCCGGGCTGTCAGACGTGTGCGGCCTGTGGCCCGGGCCCCCACAGCCcgcagggagacacagatgcaCAGGTGCTGGTGCTGGAGCCAGCTCTGCCTGCACTAGTCAGCTGTGGCTCGAGCCTGCATGGGCGCTGCTTCCTGCACGAGCTAGAGCCCCAAGGGACAGCCCTGCACCTGGCACCGCCAGCCTGCCTCTTCTCCGCCAACCACAACCAGCCCGAGGACTGCCCTGACTGTGTGGCCAGTCCTCTGGGCACCCTCGTGACCGTGGTTGAGCAGGGCCATGCCTCCTACTTCTACGTGGCATCCTCACTGGATGAGACGGTGGCCTCGAGCTTCAGCCCCCGCTCAGTGTCCATCCGGCGCCTCAAGGCCGATGCCTCAGGATTCGCACCGGGGTTTGCCGCGCTGTCCGTGCTGCCGGAGCACCTCGCTTCCTATCCTATCCAGTACGTGTACAGTTTCCGCGCCAGAGCCTTTGTCTATTTCCTGAAGGTGCAGCGGGCCAGCGTGGCAGCTGCCCCGGAAGCCTTGCACACACGCCTGGCACGGCTCAGCGCTGCTGAGCCCGAGCTGGGCGACTACCGCGAGCTCGTTCTCGACTGCCGATTCGCACCCAAACGCCGGCGCCGCGGGGCCACTGAGGGAGGACAGCCCTACCCAGTGCTGAGGGCGGCCCACACAGCTCCAGTGGGCAGCAAGCTAGCTGCTGAGCTGAGCATCGCTGAGGGCCAAGAAGTGCTATTTGGCGTCTTCGTGGCTAGCAGAGACAGCAGTCCCGGTGTGAATCCCAACTCTGTCGTCTGTGCCTTTCCCATCGACCTAGTGGACACTCTCATCGAGCATGGTGTGGAGCGCTGTTGTGAGCCTCCTGTCCCCCCTGGCATCCGGCGAGGGCTCGACTTCTTCCAGTCGCCTAGTTTTTGCCCCAACCCG CCTGGCCTGGAGGCCCCCAGCCCCAACACCAGCTGCCATCACTTTCCTCTGCTGGTTAGCAGCAGCCTATCACGTGTGGACCTCTTCAACGGGCTATTAGGACCAGTACAGGTCACTGCACTGCATGTGACACGCCTTGACAATGTCACAGTGGCCCACATGGGCACAACTGATGGGCGCATCCTGCAG GTGGAGCTGGCCAGATCTCTCAACTACTTGCTGTATGTGTCCAACTTTTCACTGGGCAGCAACAGGCAGCCCATACAACGAGATGTCAGTCGCCTTGGAGACCACCTGTTCTTTTCCTCCGGGGAACAG GTCTTCCAGGTACCTATCCAGGGCCCTGGCTGCCACCACTTCCTCACCTGTGGGAGTTGTCTGCGGGCACAGCGTTTCATGGGCTGTGGCTGGTGTGGGGGCATGTGTGGCCGGCAGAAGGAGTGTCCTGGCTCCTGGCAACAGGATCATTGTCCACCTGAGCTTACTGAG tTCTACCCCCAGAGTGGACCCCTAAGGGGCAGCACAAGGCTGACCCTGTGTGGCTCCAACTTCTACCTGCGCCCTGCTGATCTGGTGCCTGAGGGCACCCATCAGGTCACCGTGGGCCAAAGTCCCTGCCGACTGCTGCCCAAGGACAGCCCAAACCTCAG CCCAGTGCCCCGGAAAGACTTTGTAGAGGAGCTTGAGTGTGAGCTGGAGCCCTTGGGCATGCAGCCAGCCGGGCCCGCCAACATCAGCCTCACTGTGACCAACATGCCACCAGGCAAGCACTTCCAAGTGGATGGCACCTCCATGCTGCAAGGCTTCTCTTTCATG GAGccagtgctgacagcagtaaAACCCCTCTTTGGCCCACGGGCAGGGGGCACCCGCCTCACCTTTGAAGGCCAAGGCCTGTCTTTAGGCACCAGTCAGATGGTGCTGGTCAATGGGACTGAGTGCCCACTGGAACA GGTCAGCGAGGGGCAGCTCTTATGTACTACGCCCCCTGGGGCTGCTATGGCCAGGGTTCCCATTCACCTGCAGGTGGGGGGCGCTGTGGTGCCAGGCTCCTGGACCTTCCACTACCTGGAAGACCCCATTGTGCTGGGCATCAGCCCCAACTGTGGCTACAT TGGCTCCCATGTCACCATCCATGgccagcatctgacttcagcgtGGCACCTAGTGCTGTCATTCCATGATGGGCTTATGGCAGTGGAAAACAGG CAGTGTACAGGGCACCTCCCGGAGCAGCATCGGTGCCGCCTGCCCGAATATGTCGTCCGAAGCCCCCAGGGGTGGGTAACAGGGAACCTGAGTGCCTGGGGGGATGGAGCTGCTGGCTTCACGCAGCCCGGCTTTcgcttcctgcccccaccccatccacccaCCACTGACTTTGCCCCACTGAAGCCCGAGGAGCACGCTGTTAAGTTTGAG TATATTGGGCTGGGCGCTGTGGCTGATTGTGTGGACGTGAACGTGACCGTGGGTGGTAAGAGCTGCCAGCATGAGCTCCGGGGGGATGTGGTCATctgccctctgccttcctccctgcaaCTTGACAAGGATGGCGCCCCACTGCAG GTCTGTGTGGATGATGGATGTCACATCCTGGGCAGGGTGATACGGCCAGGCCCAGAGGGGGTCCCACAGAGGCTACTCCTTGGTGTCCTGCTGGCCCTGCTCCTGCTTGTGGCTGCACTGGCCGCTGCGCTGATCTTCAACTACTGGCGGAGGAAACAACTGG TCCTTTCTCCAAACCTAGATGACCTGGCATCCTTGGACCGGACCACTGGAGCCATCCCCTTGCCTGCACTCCGCTCAGGTTCTGACTACAGAAATGGCCTTG CCCCTGCCACTCATGGTCTGGATTCCACCACACAGAGCCACAAAGCATCCGTCTCAGACAGTGGGGACGGGTCCTGTGTCCCACTGTTGCAGACAGAGTCCATCCAGCTTGGGGACTTAGACTCTGCACTCCTGACCGAGGTCAAGGATGTGCTGATCTCACATGAGCAGGTGGTCACCCACAGGGACAGAATCATTGGCAAAG GCCACTTTGGAGTTGTCTACCATGGAGAATACACAGACAAGGACCAGAATCGAATCCATTGTGCCATAAAGTCTCTGAGTC GCATCACAGAGGTGCAGGAGGTGGAGGCCTTCCTGCGCGAGGGGCTGCTCATGCGTGGTCTGCACCACCCAAATGTGCTGGCTCTCATCGGTATTGTGCTGCCCCCTGAAGGGCTGCCCCAGGTGCTGCTACCCTATATGCATCATGGAGACCTGCTTCAGTTCATCCGCTCACCCCAGCGG AACCCCACGGTGAAGGACCTCATCAGCTTCGGCCTTCAGGTAGCCCGTGGCATGGAGTACCTGGCAGAGCAGAAGTTTGTGCACAGGGACCTGGCTGCTCGGAACTGCAT GCTGGATGAGTCATTCACAGTCAAGGTGGCCGACTTTGGCCTGGCCCGTGGTATCCTGGACAAGGAGTACTACAGTGTTCGACAGCATCGCCATGCTCGCCTCCCTGTCAAATGGATGGCACTGGAGAGCCTGCAGACCTACAGATTCACCACCAAGTCTGATGTG TGGTCATTTGGTGTGCTGCTGTGGGAGCTGCTGACACGGGGCGCCCCACCATACCCCCACATTGACCCTTTTGACCTCACTCACTTCCTGGCCCAGGGTCGACGCCTGCCCCAGCCTGAATATTGTCCTGATTCTCT gtACGCAGTGATGCAGCGCTGCTGGGCTGCAGACCCTGCAGAGAGACCCACATTCTCAGCGCTGGTGGAGGAAGTGGAGCACGTGGCGGCCAGGCTGCTTGGGGACCACTACGTGCAGCTGCCTGCAGCCTACGTGAACCTGGGTCCTGGTGCCTCGGATGAGGCGAACATGCACCCAGAACAGTCGCAGACCCCACCTGTGCACAGGATCGCACATCGGCCCTGGCCTTCCTCAGAGCCACCACAGCCCACGTGA